The proteins below come from a single Candidatus Bathyarchaeota archaeon genomic window:
- a CDS encoding chemotaxis response regulator protein-glutamate methylesterase encodes MPAMGQIKLLIVDDSLLMQRVLSDLLGADGEIEVVGTARNGEEAISKVAQLKPDVVTMDVEMPKMNGLTAVHRIMQTQSTPIVMISALTQREASLTLKALELGAVDYVPKPSGQGWLEMGSVREELVSKVKTAASANLSFVKFQAQTDYGLAAKRSEKVISIAASTGGPPALTKVLTALPSQSPAILIVQHMPKGVTKLFAEGLNLRCKFPVKEAQEGDRVAEGLALVAPGGFHMVVTKDGRIHLNADAPVNYVRPAADVLMQSMASVYGAKNVGVVLTGMGSDGANGVRAIKERGGATIAQDEKTSVVYGMPQVAFKTGCVDVVASLEDIPKEIVKACS; translated from the coding sequence GTCCTCTCTGACCTGTTAGGGGCAGATGGAGAAATCGAGGTTGTGGGAACCGCCCGCAACGGCGAAGAAGCCATCAGCAAGGTTGCGCAGCTTAAACCCGACGTCGTCACCATGGACGTTGAAATGCCCAAGATGAACGGTTTAACTGCAGTGCATAGAATCATGCAGACGCAGTCCACACCCATCGTCATGATTAGCGCTTTGACGCAGCGGGAAGCCTCGTTGACGCTTAAGGCACTGGAGCTTGGCGCCGTGGACTATGTGCCTAAGCCTTCGGGTCAAGGATGGCTTGAAATGGGCTCGGTCCGCGAGGAATTGGTTTCTAAAGTTAAAACAGCCGCGTCCGCTAACCTCTCCTTCGTCAAGTTCCAGGCTCAAACCGACTATGGCCTGGCAGCAAAAAGAAGCGAAAAAGTCATCTCGATAGCCGCCTCCACAGGGGGTCCCCCGGCGCTGACAAAGGTTTTAACTGCGCTCCCAAGCCAATCACCAGCTATCCTAATCGTGCAGCATATGCCTAAGGGCGTCACCAAACTCTTCGCTGAAGGCTTAAACCTGCGCTGCAAATTTCCCGTGAAAGAAGCCCAGGAGGGTGACCGCGTAGCAGAGGGGCTAGCGTTGGTTGCCCCCGGAGGCTTCCATATGGTGGTTACGAAAGACGGCAGAATCCACCTTAACGCCGATGCACCCGTCAATTATGTTCGCCCAGCCGCGGATGTGCTCATGCAGTCGATGGCAAGCGTGTATGGCGCCAAAAACGTCGGCGTGGTCCTGACGGGTATGGGGTCTGACGGCGCCAACGGGGTCCGAGCCATCAAGGAGCGGGGTGGCGCAACGATTGCGCAGGACGAAAAAACCAGCGTGGTTTATGGGATGCCGCAGGTTGCGTTTAAAACAGGCTGCGTCGACGTGGTTGCTTCCCTTGAGGATATCCCTAAAGAGATTGTTAAGGCATGCAGCTAA